In a single window of the Coffea eugenioides isolate CCC68of chromosome 3, Ceug_1.0, whole genome shotgun sequence genome:
- the LOC113766403 gene encoding uncharacterized protein LOC113766403 has translation MALQLVLAAILVACVTMLIKVAYETISCYWLTPRRIKKIMVKQGVRGPKPRFLVGNIMDMASFVSKSTSQDMDSINHDIVGRLLPHYVAWSKIYGKRFIYWNGTEPRMCLSETDLIKELFFKHSTSSGKSWLQQQGSKHFIGRGLLMANGDDWYHQRHIVAPAFMGDKIKSYAGYMVECTKEMLQSLENAIDLGQTEVEIGEYMARLTADIISRTEFDSNYEKGKQIFRLLQLLQHHCSQASRHLCFPGSRFRQPVNILCGERVQHASSSLQEELDMNQFANSDTLLDSEMDTSCNNVPNYERRDIPKRTFFERWDFGFPSHTCPYCGAILWYEERTIKSQHVASPRFSICCQEGQVQLPLLIEPPQFLKQLLEYNGRRQAKHFRENIRAFNMMYAFTSMGGCIDNTINDGRGPYVFRINGQNHHKIGSLIPPDGRLGTFAQFYVHDTQNEVRNRMHPFSTVNRNCDLDPEIVNGLKEMLDEYNPLAKAFRMARDRFQESNYMSVRLRLIGTRSRDGRQYNLPTSSEVAALIVGDGEQARGNRDIIVEEKTMGLKRITELHPSFMAMQYPIIFPYGEDGFRVNIPRNVSPNPRKSNGNLFQQYIVDAFAAIEENNLNWICANQQKIRAELYKGLQDNVVRGDTTPASAGKRLVLPSTFTGGPRYMVQNYQDAIAICRFMGPPDLFITFTCNSNWPEISKGISLIPDQKVVDRPDIVARVFHIKLDQLMNDLTHGQHFGKVMAAELLDKNTDPIAYEAVLQFMSHGPCGPANTRSPCMENGKCSKHYPKYFQTETIIDENDFPVYRRRDNGREGIKAGVKIDNRWIIPHTVDLVVKYWGHVCVELCNQGRSIKYLFKYVNKGYDRATFVIEENDATDGQSGTRVVREVDEIKRYLDCQYISASEACWRIFYFDIQYRSIAVQRLNFHLPNEQPVLFGDNDPLDEVLNRAEEHSTMFIEWMKTNSTDTSAQQLTYADFPTQWTWKKKLRKWVKRKFGRSIGRIFYAHPSTGERFYLRMLLNIVKGPRSFEEIRTVNGVVHPTFKAACQALRLLGSDEEWHNAIREAANWQTGQQLRELFVTMLLFSEVSNPLDLWEKNWEFLSDDISYRQRCILGDNFISFSDSQIKNYALYEVEKILNRNSRSLKEFPGIPFPDMLLDNDNRNRFIIEELNYNREILAQEHFQLQSGLNEQQLQVYNAVIHAVDYGLGGLFFVYGSGGTGKTYLWRTIIARLRSQGKIVLVVASSGIASLLLPGGRTAHSRFKIPIIIDGDSTCAISQGSQLAELICKASLIIWDEAIMLHRNIFEAVDRTFRDILRFHDPDSEHKVFGGKTMLLDGDFRQILPVVPKRGRTEIVASSINRSSLLWGHCHLYLLSLNMRIRANDMHSDSVESLEEFSKWILDLGEGKLSAISFDDEDESTWIEIPNNLLIPQDTDCIHRIIDSTYPDLLANYNNASYLRNRAILAPTNDVVDEVNSVILSSILGQSRIYLSADRICPTSDCGLEQASLYPVEFLNTLKFSGIPNHSIELKVGIPIILLRNMNQSRGLCNGTRLIITNLGDNIIEAEMITGSSIGTRFFIHRIDMTPTDSKWPFVMIRRQFPIKVCFAMIINKSQGQTFDNVGVYLTKPVFSHGQLYVAASRVTSRQGLKFLIKDDRNPENRRTRNIVYRDIYDNLRIGIG, from the exons ATGGCCCTTCAGCTGGTGCTGGCGGCTATCTTAGTCGCATGCGTGACCATGTTGATCAAAGTCGCATACGAAACCATATCATGCTACTGGCTGACCCCCAGACGCATCAAGAAAATCATGGTCAAGCAAGGGGTGCGTGGCCCCAAACCTCGGTTTCTAGTTGGCAACATCATGGACATGGCCTCCTTCGTTTCCAAATCTACCTCTCAAGACATGGACTCCATCAACCATGATATCGTTGGTCGCCTTTTGCCTCATTATGTTGCATGGTCCAAAATCTATG GGAAAAGATTCATATACTGGAATGGGACAGAACCAAGAATGTGCCTAAGCGAAACAGATTTGATAAAAGAGCTTTTTTTCAAACACAGCACAAGTTCAGGCAAATCATGGCTACAACAACAGGGATCAAAGCATTTTATTGGTCGAGGTCTACTTATGGCGAACGGTGACGATTGGTACCACCAGCGACACATTGTTGCCCCGGCCTTCATGGGAGATAAAATCAAG AGCTACGCGGGGTATATGGTGGAATGCACTAAGGAGATGCTCCAGTCGCTGGAAAATGCAATTGACTTGGGACAAACTGAAGTAGAGATTGGTGAATACATGGCTCGCCTCACTGCTGATATCATATCAAGAACTGAATTCGATAGCAACTACGAGAAAGGCAAGCAAATATTCCGTTTACTACAGCTTCTTCAGCATCATTGCTCCCAAGCCAGCCGGCACTTATGCTTTCCTGGTAGCCG gtttcgacaacctgtcaatatTTTATGTGGGGAACGAGTTCAACATGCTTCATCATCTTTGCAAGAGGAATTAGATATGAATCAGTTCGCTAATTCAGACACTTTATTAG ATTCAGAAATGGATACTTCATGCAATAATGTACCTAATTATGAACGAAGAGACATTCCTAAAC GTACATTTTTTGAACGTTGGGATTTTGGATTTCCTTCGCATACATGTCCTTATTGTGGAGCAATTTTATGGTATGAAGAGAGAACCATAAAATCTCAACATGTTGCTTCTCCAAGATTTTCAATCTGTTGTCAAGAAGGGCAAGTTCAATTGCCTCTACTTATCGAACCACCACAATTTCTGAAGCAATTATTGGAATATAATGGAAGACGTCAAGCTAAACATTTTCGAGAGAATATCAGAGCTTTTAACATGATGTATGCATTCACATCGATGGGTGGTTGTATTGACAACACCATAAATGATGGACGTGGCCCGTACGTTTTTCGAATCAATGGgcaaaatcatcataaaataggGTCTCTTATACCTCCTGATGGTCGTCTTGGAACTTTCGCACAGTTTTATGTTCATGACACACAAAATGAGGTCAGGAATAGGATGCATCCATTTAGTACAGTAAACAGAAATTGTGATTTGGATCCTGAAATTGTCAATGGATTGAAAGAGATGTTGGACGAGTATAATCCACTTGCAAAGGCATTTCGAATGGCAAGGGACAGGTTTCAGGAATCCAATTACATGTCAGTTCGTTTGAGATTGATTGGTACTCGATCTCGAGATGGAAGACAATACAACTTACCAACATCATCAGAAGTAGCTGCACTTATAGTCGGTGATGGAGAGCAGGCAAGGGGAAATCGAGATATTATTGTTGAGGAAAAAACTATGGGGTTAAAAAGAATCACTGAATTGCATCCAAGTTTTATGGCGATGCAATATCCAATCATATTTCCTTATGGTGAAGATGGTTTTAGGGTGAACATACCAAGAAATGTGTCTCCAAATCCAAGAAAGAGTAACG GTAATTTATTTCAGCAGTATATTGTTGATGCTTTTGCTgcaattgaggaaaataatttgaattggatttgtgCCAATCAGCAAAAGATTAGAGCAGAATTATACAAAGGTTTGCAAGATAATGTGGTACGAGGTGATACGACACCTGCATCAGCAGGAAAAAGGTTGGTTTTGCCTTCAACTTTTACCGGTGGACCAAGATATATGGTTCAAAATTATCAAGATGCAATAGCAATATGCAGATTCATGGGTCCTCCTGATCTTTTTATTACTTTCACATGCAATTCTAATTGGCCAGAAATCAGCAAGGGTATAAGTTTGATCCCTGATCAGAAAGTTGTGGATCGACCTGATATCGTTGCACGTGTTTTTCACATAAAATTAGATCAATTGATGAATGATTTAACACATGGACAGCATTTTGGCAAGGTGATGGCAG CCGAATTGCTAGATAAGAATACTGATCCAATAGCTTATGAAGCAGTTTTACAATTTATGTCACACGGACCATGTGGACCAGCTAATACAAGGTCACCGTGTATGGAAAATGGAAAGTGCAGTAAACATTATCCCAAATATTTTCAGACTGAAACAATAATTGATGAAAACGATTTTCCAGTATACAGGAGAAGGGACAATGGACGAGAAGGTATTAAAGCTGGTGTGAAAATTGATAATCGATGGATCATTCCTCATACTGTTGATTTGGTTGTCAAATATTGGGGACATGTTTGTGTTGAATTGTGCAATCAGGGCAGgtctataaaatatttattcaaatatGTGAATAAAGGATATGATAGAGCCACTTTTGTCATTGAGGAAAATGATGCAACTGATGGACAGAGTGGAACACGAGTTGTTCGTGAAGTggatgagataaaaagatatctAGATTGCCAATATATATCAGCATCAGAGGCTTGCTggagaattttttattttgacatccAATATCGGAGTATTGCCGTTCAAAGATTAAATTTTCATCTTCCAAATGAACAGCCTGTGCTATTTGgtgataatgatcctttggatgAAGTATTAAATAGAGCAGAAGAACATAGTACAATGTTCATTGAATGGATGAAAACGAACTCCACAGATACATCTGCTCAACAGTTGACTTATGCAGATTTTCCTACACAATGGACATGGAAAAAGAAGTTGAGAAAATGGGTTAAACGGAAGTTTGGTCGATCAATAGGTAGAATTTTTTATGCTCATCCTTCAACTGGAGAAAGATTCTACTTACGCATGTTATTGAACATTGTCAAAGGTCCAAGGTCATTTGAGGAGATTAGGACAGTTAACGGAGTCGTGCATCCAACGTTTAAAGCGGCATGTCAAGCGTTGAGATTATTGGGTAGTGATGAAGAATGGCATAATGCTATAAGAGAAGCAGCAAATTGGCAAACAGGTCAGCAATTACGTGAATTATTTGTGACCATGTTATTATTTTCTGAGGTATCTAATCCATTAGATTTATGGGAGAAAAATTGGGAGTTTCTTTCTGATGACATATCCTATCGACAACGTTGTATACTTGGAGATAATTTTATATCTTTCAGTGATTCCCAAATAAAGAATTATGCACTTTATGAAGTTGAAAAAATTCTCAATCGAAATAGTAGAAGTTTGAAAGAATTTCCTGGAATTCCATTCCCTGATATGCTATTGGATAATGATAATCGAAATCGGTTTATTATTGAGGAATTGAATTATAATAGGGAAATTCTTGCACAAGAACACTTTCAACTACAAAGTGGGTTGAATGAGCAACAACTACAAGTGTATAATGCAGTCATTCATGCTGTTGATTATGGTCTCGGTGGTCTCTTTTTTGTTTATGGTAGTGGAGGAACAGGAAAGACTTATTTGTGGAGAACTATAATTGCTCGATTACGTTCAcaaggaaaaatagttttggtgGTAGCATCTTCTGGTATAGCTTCTCTATTGTTGCCTGGTGGAAGGACAGCTCATTCGAGATTTAAAATTCCTATAATTATAGATGGTGATTCTACTTGCGCAATATCACAGGGATCACAATTGGCTGAGTTAATTTGTAAAGCATCATTGATTATTTGGGATGAAGCTATAATGTTACATCGAAATATTTTTGAAGCGGTTGACAGAACATTCAGGGATATCTTACGCTTTCATGATCCTGACTCTGAGCACAAAGTTTTTGGTGGCAAAACTATGTTACTTGATGGTGATTTCAGGCAAATTCTTCCTGTCGTACCCAAAAGGGGTAGAACTGAAATTGTTGCTTCATCAATTAATCGATCTTCTTTGCTTTGGGGTCATTGTCATTTATATCTATTATCTTTGAATATGCGTATACGAGCTAATGACATGCATTCAGATTCTGTTGAAAGTTTAGAAGAATTCAGCAAATGGATTTTAGATTTGGGTGAAGGAAAATTATCAGCTATTTCCTTTGATGATGAAGACGAATCTACTTGGATAGAGATTCCTAATAATCTACTCATTCCTCAGGATACTGACTGCATACACCGCATCATTGATAGTACGTATCCTGATCTATTGGCTAATTATAATAATGCTTCATATCTTCGCAATAGAGCTATTCTTGCCCCGACCAATGATGTTGTTGATGAAGTAAATTCTGTTATTCTATCATCCATTCTTGGCCAATCTAGGATATACTTAAGTGCTGATAGAATCTGTCCCACCTCTGATTGCGGACTTGAGCAAGCTTCTTTATACCCGGTTGAGTTTTTGAATACACTTAAATTCTCTGGAATTCCAAATCATTCAATTGAGTTAAAGGTTGGAATTCCAATTATTCTGCTACGCAATATGAATCAGAGTCGGGGTCTGTGCAATGGTACACGGTTGATAATTACAAATCTGGGAGATAACATCATAGAAGCTGAAATGATTACAGGGTCAAGTATAGGGACAAGATTTTTCATTCACAGGATTGACATGACTCCTACGGATTCAAAATGGCCTTTTGTGATGATTCGACGTCAGTTTCCTATTAAGGTTTGTTTTGCTATGATAATAAATAAGAGTCAAGGCCAAACTTTTGATAACGTTGGAGTGTACTTGACAAAACCTGTATTTAGTCACGGCCAATTATACGTTGCTGCTTCTCGAGTAACCTCCCGTCAAGGATTGAAGTTTTTGATCAAGGATGATCGAAATCCGGAAAATCGTCGTACAAGAAATATTGTTTATCGAGACATATATGATAATTTACGCATTGGTATAGGTTAA